One Bombus fervidus isolate BK054 chromosome 2, iyBomFerv1, whole genome shotgun sequence DNA segment encodes these proteins:
- the LOC139997874 gene encoding uncharacterized protein isoform X1, with protein MKMLPAIHSHLSHKRVHDANLPHESRGKIGFVFVSRQKDFAARLQVKRMKKIAALLTVAGLVAVAVCQEYVPGGHALFVRTSSSAVAHSRIQRAAPVSAADVMAQNILEWIQGIYRQGARKPRQQSDPPGYLPPYSTQRPPEKPRPFQAPSISQQPTYTTVQSSPFSTQRSTYLPPNNQSPYVPSSYNPRPTTTPTYSNTGSTAFPPYSSTPQQPSASGGISTSYGYSTPGFTTSAPGRFSTPSGFSSTYGYSTQRPSPTYVPSAQGSAFNDGYTITNGYPTAGTGANSYDQSGGAGYPSSSSSYPSSTPGGVFPPQNTGSATSGTNVVNPPGTSPTGVATGPGGEESSASGTGEGNAEDDDSKHPPHIHALDVQCSKTMMTINIEFNRVFDGVIYSKGFFTNPDCRYVAQNSGQTRYSFTLNLNSCGTQFINDFAGQAGQAYLENVLVLQNEPGIQEVWDTVRRVRCLWEGNINKALTVNFSVDMLNQEIVTFSGDTASAKLDIQVGRGPFAPTADGLVKIGETMTLVVSVEGDPAFDLQVRDCIAHDESSTNTLQLTDEMGCILKPKLFGAFQKTNDTGNTGASIIAYAYFQAFKFPDVMDLFIECNVELCKTDCEPCSNTNQQIEPGRRRRSIMSTSTNATSNSSAMPLSDPIRIARGFKVIMVDDLSKASNQVLEQLEETAVEEVARSSMNVCMTYSGFYTAISFFLTTILVTTISAVTLYVKLQRVYGSKVIYS; from the exons GTTACAGGTAAAGAGGATGAAGAAGATCGCAGCGTTGCTGACCGTTGCTGGTCTCGTGGCCGTAGCCGTGTGCCAGGAATACGTGCCAGGGGGACATGCGTTGTTCGTGAGAACGTCGTCATCCGCAGTCG CACACTCGAGAATCCAGCGAGCTGCCCCGGTATCGGCCGCAGACGTGATGGCGCAAAATATCCTAGAGTGGATTCAAGGGATCTACCGGCAGGGCGCACGTAAAC CTCGTCAGCAGTCGGATCCTCCAGGATATCTACCACCGTATAGCACGCAAAGACCACCGGAGAAACCTCGACCTTTCCAAGCGCCCTCGATCAGCCAGCAACCAACCTACACGACCGTACAATCATCGCCGTTCTCCACCCAAAGATCGACGTATCTTCCACCCAACAACCAATCACCCTACGTACCATCCTCTTACAATCCTCGTCCTACCACGACACCGACCTATTCGAACACTGGCTCTACCGCTTTTCCGCCGTATAGCTCCACTCCTCAACAACCCTCCGCCTCCGGTGGAATCTCAACCAGTTACGGTTACTCGACACCAGGCTTCACCACCAGTGCACCCGGTAGATTCTCCACGCCATCCGGTTTCTCCAGTACTTATGGTTATTCGACTCAAAGGCCAAGTCCTACGTACGTGCCATCCGCGCAAGGATCAGCTTTTAACGATGGATATACCATAACCAACGGTTATCCGACCGCTGGCACCGGGGCCAATTCCTACGATCAAAGTGGCGGGGCTGGATATCCTTCCTCGTCGAGTAGCTACCCTTCCTCTACTCCTGGCGGAGTGTTTCCTCCTCAAAACACCGGCAGTGCAACCAGCGGAACCAATGTCGTGAACCCCCCTGGAACCTCCCCGACCGGAGTTGCTACCGGCCCTGGCGGAGAAG AATCGAGCGCTTCTGGAACGGGCGAGGGAAACGCGGAAGACGATGATTCGAAACACCCGCCGCATATTCACGCTCTCGATGTCCAGTGTAGCAAGACTATGATGACTATCAATATAGAGTTCAACCGCGTCTTCGATGGAGTCATTTATTCGAAG GGATTTTTTACGAATCCAGATTGTAGGTACGTGGCACAGAATTCCGGACAAACTCGATATTCGTTCACGTTGAATCTAAATTCCTGCGGCACCCAATTCATCAACGATTTCGCGGGGCAAGCTGGCCAAGCATACTTGGAGAACGTACTCGTCTTACAG AACGAACCAGGTATACAAGAAGTTTGGGACACGGTGCGCAGAGTTCGTTGCCTCTGGGAAGGAAACATCAATAAAGCCTTGACGGTTAATTTCTCCGTGGACATGTTGAATCAAGAAATAGTAACGTTCAGCGGTGACACAGCGAGCGCTAAGTTGGACATACAAGTGGGAAGGGGACCGTTCGCGCCTACTGCCGATGGCCTCGTTAAGATCGGAGAGACCATGACTTTGGTCGTTTCCGTAGAAGGAGATCCCGCCTTCGATCTCCAG GTACGTGACTGTATTGCTCACGACGAATCTTCCACCAACACGTTACAACTGACGGACGAAATGGGATGTATATTGAAACCTAAATTATTCGGTGCATTCCAAAAGACAAACGATACCGGAAATACGGGAGCATCGATTATCGCGTACGCGTACTTTCAAGCTTTTAAATTCCCCGATGTGATGGACCTGTTCATCGAATGCAACGTGGAATTGTGCAAGACCGATTGCGAACCATGTTCAAATACCAATCAG CAAATCGAACCGGGTAGACGGCGCCGGTCGATAATGTCGACATCGACAAACGCGACATCGAACAGTTCGGCCATGCCACTCTCGGATCCGATACGCATCGCTCGTGGCTTCAAAGTAATCATGGTGGATGACTTGAGCAAAGCTAGCAACCAAGTTTTGGAACAGCTCGAGGAAACTGCCGTTGAGGAAGTTGCAAGAAGCTCAATGAACGTTTGCATGACATACAGTGGCTTTTATACCGCAATCTCGTTTTTCTTGACTACCATTCTCGTCACTACTATCAGTGCAGTTACGCTTTACGTTAAGTTACAACGAGTATACGGATCGAAAGTCATCTAttcgtag
- the LOC139997874 gene encoding uncharacterized protein isoform X2 yields the protein MKMLPAIHSHLSHKRVHDANLPHESRGKIGFVFVSRQKDFAARLQVKRMKKIAALLTVAGLVAVAVCQEYVPGGHALFVRTSSSAVARQQSDPPGYLPPYSTQRPPEKPRPFQAPSISQQPTYTTVQSSPFSTQRSTYLPPNNQSPYVPSSYNPRPTTTPTYSNTGSTAFPPYSSTPQQPSASGGISTSYGYSTPGFTTSAPGRFSTPSGFSSTYGYSTQRPSPTYVPSAQGSAFNDGYTITNGYPTAGTGANSYDQSGGAGYPSSSSSYPSSTPGGVFPPQNTGSATSGTNVVNPPGTSPTGVATGPGGEESSASGTGEGNAEDDDSKHPPHIHALDVQCSKTMMTINIEFNRVFDGVIYSKGFFTNPDCRYVAQNSGQTRYSFTLNLNSCGTQFINDFAGQAGQAYLENVLVLQNEPGIQEVWDTVRRVRCLWEGNINKALTVNFSVDMLNQEIVTFSGDTASAKLDIQVGRGPFAPTADGLVKIGETMTLVVSVEGDPAFDLQVRDCIAHDESSTNTLQLTDEMGCILKPKLFGAFQKTNDTGNTGASIIAYAYFQAFKFPDVMDLFIECNVELCKTDCEPCSNTNQQIEPGRRRRSIMSTSTNATSNSSAMPLSDPIRIARGFKVIMVDDLSKASNQVLEQLEETAVEEVARSSMNVCMTYSGFYTAISFFLTTILVTTISAVTLYVKLQRVYGSKVIYS from the exons GTTACAGGTAAAGAGGATGAAGAAGATCGCAGCGTTGCTGACCGTTGCTGGTCTCGTGGCCGTAGCCGTGTGCCAGGAATACGTGCCAGGGGGACATGCGTTGTTCGTGAGAACGTCGTCATCCGCAGTCG CTCGTCAGCAGTCGGATCCTCCAGGATATCTACCACCGTATAGCACGCAAAGACCACCGGAGAAACCTCGACCTTTCCAAGCGCCCTCGATCAGCCAGCAACCAACCTACACGACCGTACAATCATCGCCGTTCTCCACCCAAAGATCGACGTATCTTCCACCCAACAACCAATCACCCTACGTACCATCCTCTTACAATCCTCGTCCTACCACGACACCGACCTATTCGAACACTGGCTCTACCGCTTTTCCGCCGTATAGCTCCACTCCTCAACAACCCTCCGCCTCCGGTGGAATCTCAACCAGTTACGGTTACTCGACACCAGGCTTCACCACCAGTGCACCCGGTAGATTCTCCACGCCATCCGGTTTCTCCAGTACTTATGGTTATTCGACTCAAAGGCCAAGTCCTACGTACGTGCCATCCGCGCAAGGATCAGCTTTTAACGATGGATATACCATAACCAACGGTTATCCGACCGCTGGCACCGGGGCCAATTCCTACGATCAAAGTGGCGGGGCTGGATATCCTTCCTCGTCGAGTAGCTACCCTTCCTCTACTCCTGGCGGAGTGTTTCCTCCTCAAAACACCGGCAGTGCAACCAGCGGAACCAATGTCGTGAACCCCCCTGGAACCTCCCCGACCGGAGTTGCTACCGGCCCTGGCGGAGAAG AATCGAGCGCTTCTGGAACGGGCGAGGGAAACGCGGAAGACGATGATTCGAAACACCCGCCGCATATTCACGCTCTCGATGTCCAGTGTAGCAAGACTATGATGACTATCAATATAGAGTTCAACCGCGTCTTCGATGGAGTCATTTATTCGAAG GGATTTTTTACGAATCCAGATTGTAGGTACGTGGCACAGAATTCCGGACAAACTCGATATTCGTTCACGTTGAATCTAAATTCCTGCGGCACCCAATTCATCAACGATTTCGCGGGGCAAGCTGGCCAAGCATACTTGGAGAACGTACTCGTCTTACAG AACGAACCAGGTATACAAGAAGTTTGGGACACGGTGCGCAGAGTTCGTTGCCTCTGGGAAGGAAACATCAATAAAGCCTTGACGGTTAATTTCTCCGTGGACATGTTGAATCAAGAAATAGTAACGTTCAGCGGTGACACAGCGAGCGCTAAGTTGGACATACAAGTGGGAAGGGGACCGTTCGCGCCTACTGCCGATGGCCTCGTTAAGATCGGAGAGACCATGACTTTGGTCGTTTCCGTAGAAGGAGATCCCGCCTTCGATCTCCAG GTACGTGACTGTATTGCTCACGACGAATCTTCCACCAACACGTTACAACTGACGGACGAAATGGGATGTATATTGAAACCTAAATTATTCGGTGCATTCCAAAAGACAAACGATACCGGAAATACGGGAGCATCGATTATCGCGTACGCGTACTTTCAAGCTTTTAAATTCCCCGATGTGATGGACCTGTTCATCGAATGCAACGTGGAATTGTGCAAGACCGATTGCGAACCATGTTCAAATACCAATCAG CAAATCGAACCGGGTAGACGGCGCCGGTCGATAATGTCGACATCGACAAACGCGACATCGAACAGTTCGGCCATGCCACTCTCGGATCCGATACGCATCGCTCGTGGCTTCAAAGTAATCATGGTGGATGACTTGAGCAAAGCTAGCAACCAAGTTTTGGAACAGCTCGAGGAAACTGCCGTTGAGGAAGTTGCAAGAAGCTCAATGAACGTTTGCATGACATACAGTGGCTTTTATACCGCAATCTCGTTTTTCTTGACTACCATTCTCGTCACTACTATCAGTGCAGTTACGCTTTACGTTAAGTTACAACGAGTATACGGATCGAAAGTCATCTAttcgtag